The Solirubrobacterales bacterium nucleotide sequence ATCGGGTAGGCCACCAGCTGACCGGGTCCGTGATAGGTCACCTTGCCGCCCCGCGGGGTCGGCTCAACCGCGATCCCGTGGTCTTCGTAGAACCCCCGGTCGTGGAGCAGATCGCCCGGTTCGGTCCGGCGGCCGAGCGTGAGCACCGGGGAGTGTTCGAGTAGAAGCAGCAGATCACCGATCTCCCCCCGTTGCCGCAGACTCACCAGGCGCTCCTGGGCTGCCAGGATCTCCTCGTAGGGACGTTGACCGAGCCAGGCCAGCCCGAGTTCCGGCAGTTCCCCGAAGGCCTTCATACTCAGGTTCCTGAGTCGGGCCCGATCATCCGGTCAGTTCCTCCGGGCGTTCCAGCTTCTCGCCGATCGCGGCAAGCAGCCGGGCGGCTTCCCCGCCGTGCAGGGCGCGGTGGTCGCAGGAGAGGTTCAACTCCATCACCCGCCCCGGCACGATCCGCCCGGCCTCGACCACCGGTCGATCGCTCACCTTCCCGACCGAAAGTTTGGCCGACTGGCCGGGGTCCACCACCGGCATCGAACCGGTGACCCCGAACATCCCCAGGTTGGAGATCGCGAAGGTGGCCCCGGACCGTTCCGGGGGAGTCAGTTCGCCGCTGCGGGCGCGGGCGGCGAGACGGCGGGCTTCGGCGGCGATCCCGTTCAGGTCGCGCCGGTCGGCCTCGGTGATCACCGGGGTGAGGGAACCGTCCTCGGTGTCGACCGCCAGCCCGAGATTGATCCGGTCGTGGAGCTGGAGGTTGCCGTCGCGGTAGCTGCTGTTGGCCCGGGGATGCTCGGCCAGGGCAAGCGCAGTCGCGCGAATCACCAGGTCGGTCACGGTCGGAGCCGGATCCTCGCCTCCGGTGGCCTTGAGTCTCGTCCGCAGGGTTTCCGCAGCGTCCATCCGGACCTGGAGCTGAAGGTAGATGTGGGGGATCGTCGCCTTCGATTCGGCGATCCGCCGGGAGA carries:
- a CDS encoding 2-oxo acid dehydrogenase subunit E2; amino-acid sequence: MNESLGDTPRSAIPASPESSPDLPATGGKKGEGQLIEYSRARQKVSRRIAESKATIPHIYLQLQVRMDAAETLRTRLKATGGEDPAPTVTDLVIRATALALAEHPRANSSYRDGNLQLHDRINLGLAVDTEDGSLTPVITEADRRDLNGIAAEARRLAARARSGELTPPERSGATFAISNLGMFGVTGSMPVVDPGQSAKLSVGKVSDRPVVEAGRIVPGRVMELNLSCDHRALHGGEAARLLAAIGEKLERPEELTG